A window of Sebastes umbrosus isolate fSebUmb1 chromosome 3, fSebUmb1.pri, whole genome shotgun sequence contains these coding sequences:
- the ndufb7 gene encoding NADH dehydrogenase [ubiquinone] 1 beta subcomplex subunit 7, which produces MGAHLVRRYVTETDTEPDPKRKYENDPQLGFTERKEREMVASQEQMNLAQLPLEQRDYCAQHLLKLMKCKRDNWPNFLACKHERHDWDYCEHQDYVMRMKEYERERRLQLRKKRIEAQAEAA; this is translated from the exons ATGGGAGCTCACCTGGTCAGACGGTACGTCACCGAGACGGACACCGAGCCGGACCCGAAGAGGAAGTATGAGAACGACCCTCAGCTGGGCTTCacggagaggaaggagagag AGATGGTAGCGAGCCAGGAGCAGATGAACTTGGCCCAGCTGCCGTTGGAGCAGAGGGACTACTGTGCCCAGCACCTCCTGAAACTCATGAAGTGCAAGAGGGACAACTGGCCCAACTTTCTGGCCTGCAAGCATGAGAGACACGACTGGGACTACTGTGAACATCAGGA CTATGTGATGCGTATGAAGgagtatgagagagagaggaggctccAGCTGAGGAAAAAGAGAATTGAGGCTCAGGCTGAAGCTGCATGA